One Myxococcota bacterium genomic window, GCGGACGGCGATGCGCGCGTCGCCGACATCCACCTCTGGCGGATGGGCCCGGCGCATCTGGCGGCCGCGATCTCGGTGGTGGCGCACCACCCGCGATCACCGGATCACTACCGGGGTCGCCTCTTGAAGGCGGTTCCGCTCTCGCACGTGACCATCGAGGTGCACGACTGCGGCGACGGCTAGGGCGCTTCCGGGAAGCGGACGAGCCCCGCGGAGCCAGAGTGGCGGAGAGGGAGGGATTCGAACCCTCGATGGGTTGCCCCATACTCCCTTAGCAGGGGAGCGCCTTCAGCCACTCGGCCACCTCTCCGGGACGGCGCAGGATACCGCGCGCCCGGGCCGCCAGCACCCGTTCCTGCGCTGGCTCCGACCCGGGCCCGGCCCCTGGCGCGGTCAGCCCAGGGACTCCCCGAGCGCCCGCACCACGTGCTCCAGAACCGCCACCCGGGCGAAGCGCTTGTCGTTCGCCGGCACCAGGTGCCAGGGCGCCGCCGGCGTATCGGTGCGCACCACCATTTCGTGCACGGCCTCGGTGTAGGCCGCCCATTTCTCCCGGTTGCGGTAGTCCTCGTCGGTGATCTTGTGGCGCTTGTGGGGGGTGTCCTTGCGGGCCTCGAAACGACGCAGCTGTTCCTCGGGATCGATGTGGAGCCAGAACTTCAACACCACCGACGGCGCCGCCGCGAGCTGTGCCTCGAAGTCGTTGATCTCCGCGTAGGCGCGGCGCCAGTCGGCTTCCTGGGCAAACCCCTCGATCCGCTCCACGAGCACGCGCCCGTACCAGCTGCGATCGAAGATCGCGAGCCGCCCAGCGGGCGGGAGCCGACGCCAGAAGCGCCAGAGGTACGGATAGCGATGCTCTTCCCCGCTCGGTGCCGCGATCGGAAACACCCGGGTATCCCGCGCGTCGACGGCCTGCGTGATCCGGCGGATCGCACCGCCCTTGCCGGCGGCGTCCCAGCCTTCGAAGACGAGCACCGTGCGCAGACCCCCGTGTTCGGCGCGATTCACCAACTCGAAGAGCGTGCGCTGGGCGGCGTCGCGGCGTTCGCGGTAGTCGGACTTCTCGAGAGAAGACGACAGGTCCACACGGTCGAGCACCGTCGGCGATGGGGAGGAGTTCGGAGACGGTGAGGGCGGCGGCGGGGCCTGGGCGACGGCCGCGCGCTCGAGGGCGGCGAGGGCGATCTCTCCAGCCCGCCAATCGCGCCCCTGGGCATCTCCCCCATGCAGCACCTGCCAGGGCGACTCGGCGCGGTCGGTGCGAAGCAGCAGCGCTTCGGCCTCGGGCCGCAGGGTTTCGAAGTCGTCGCAGATCTTCCAATCGAGCTCGTCGAGGCGCCACTCGCCGTTCGGGGTCTCCGCTTCCTTCAGGCGCTTCTCGTGATCCTCGGCGGGCAGGTGCACCCAGAGCTTCACGAGTTCGACGCCGTCGGCCGCGAGGCCGCGCTCGAACGCCTCGAAGTGCTCGAGCTCGCGCGCGTAGGTGGCGTCGTCGAGTTCGCCCCGCACACGCTTCGCAAGCTGGGCCTGGGGCCAACCACCGAACCACACGCCGACACGCCCCTTCGCCGGGAGGTCCCGCCAGTAGCGCCAGAACGCGGGGTACGCGTCTTCTCCGGCGAAGGCGGGCCCGAAGGCACGCGAGACCAGGTAGCGCGCGTCGAGCCACTCATGGAGGCGGTTGAAGACCGAAGTGGCGCCGGGCCGGTCGTCCCCGGCAATCATCAGCAGCACCGACCGCTCGGCGGCCTCGCGCAACGCCCGCTGCGCCATGAGCAGGGCGACGCGCAGCTCGGGAGTGCGCGCCTCGAATTCCTTCTTCGACAGCCGCGTTTCCGGCACCGACTCGAGCACGGGCGCAGTATAGACCGGGACGCGCCGCGACCCGGTGTGCAGGAAGGGCGTCAGGAATGGCGCCCCGGAAGAACGTTCAGGAAGAGCGCCGGCGGCCTTCCACGTGGTATTCCACGCGATGCGAACGCCCGGCGTCGTCCATCACCACGACGCGATGCGCCCCGGGCTCGAGGGGAACGAAGACCGCGCGCTCGGGCGGCGCGATCCCGACGAGCGACCCGTCCTGATACCAGTAGAGGGTCTCGGTACCCGGCGCCGCGTCGGCCGCCAGTCGCAGCTGGCTGTAGGCCGCGGGCGCATCGTGCCGTTGGCGGTAGGGGGTCTTCGCGTCGGGCGAGGAGATCCGCGGACCCGATGCCACGTAGACCTCGCGACATTCCGGGTGGAGGGACGGCAGGGCCCGGGACGGCTGACCCGTCGCGAGCCACCAGGCGCGTAGTGCGGCCGGGAAGACCGTGAGCACCTCCGGACGGTGCGGCCGCTGCTCGAGACACGCGCCTTCGAGACGTTCGCCCGACTCGGCGTCGACGAACACGCGGCGATGGTGGGTGCAGCGCGCGAGCCGCGATACGCCAGGCAGGGTCGGTACGCGGATCCTCGCCGGACAGTAGGCCCCGGGCAGCTCGTGGCTCACGGAACACACTTCCGTGTCGACGATGCGGGGATGCACCTTCGCCAGCCGAGCGCCTTCGGGCTCGACGGCGCGGAACACGTCGAAGAGCAGCGGCGCCGCGTGCTCGGCGACGGAGATGCCCGGCCGCGGGCTGCCGTCGAGGTTGCCCACCCAGACGCCGACGCTCATGCGCGTCGAGTACCCCACCGCCCAGGCGTCGCGGTGGCCGTAGGAGGTGCCCGTCTTCCAGGCCACCTCGGGAACGTCGCGCGCCAGTGCCACCGCCGCCGGCGGGAAGTCGGGGCGTCGCACGTCGCGCAGCACGTTGGTCACGAGAGCGACCGCCGCCGCGGGCAGCAGGCGCTGGGGCTTCGCGGCGGGGCCGGGCTGCCAGCGCACCGGCTGGTGGAGACCCTGGGACCCGAGCGTCGCGTAGGCGTTCGTCAGGTCGAGCAGGGTCACCTCGCCCCCGCCGAGCACGAGCGGCAACCCGTAGCGCGCCGCCGGTCGATCGAGGGTGGCGAAACCCGCGCGCTGGAGCAGCGCGAGGAACGGCGCGACACCGAGTTCGGCCAGGGTGGTCACCGCCGGCACGTTGCGCGACTCGGCCAAGGCCTCTCGCAGGGTCATGCGGCCGCGGTAGCTGCCGTCGTAGTTCTCGGGCAGGTAGCCAGCGTAGTCGACGGGGATGTCCAGGGTGATGGTGTCCGGCACCGCCAATCCCTGGGCGAAGGCCTGGGCGTAGACCCAGGGCTTGAGGGTCGAGCCAGGCGAGCGACGGGCCAGCGCGCCGTTCACCTGACCGGGTCGCTCGGTGTCGAAGAAATCCGCCGAGCCGACCATGGCACGCACCGACCGGGTCTGGTTGTCGAGCACGACGACCGCAGCGTTGCCGATGCCGCTCTTGCGCAGGGCGCGCACGCCGTCGGTCACGAGCCCCTCGACCTGGCGCTGGAGGTCGGCGTCGAGCGTGGTCGCGACCGCGCGCGAGGCCGACTGACCCGCCGCCCAGCGTGCGAAGTGGGGCGCAGTGAAGGGCGTGGGCTGCCAGCGCTCGGGTAGCGACTGGCGCTTCGCGCGCGCGACTCCCGCCGCATCGAAGACGCCACGCGCAGTGAGCTGGTCGAGCACCCGGTCGCGCGCGCGTCGTGCTGCGTCGGGGTGTCGACGCGCGTCGTAGGCAACGGGCGCCCGCGGTAGCGCGGTGAGGTACGCGGCTTCTCCCAGGGACAGCTCCGCCGGCGACTTCCCGAACCAGAACCAGGCGCCCGCGCCGACGCCTTCGAGATTGCCACCGAAGGGCGCCAGCCCGAGATAGGCCGCGAGCAGCTCCTCGCTCGAGTAGGCGCGCACGAGTTGGTGGGCCCGAAAGGCCTCGATCGCTTTCGCCCGCCAGGTGCGTGCGCGCGGCTCCACCAGCCGCGCGAGCTGCATGGGAATCGTCGACGCGCCCGACACGACCCGCCCCGCGCGCAGGTTGGCGAGCGCCGCCCGCGCGACGGCGAGCGGGTTCACGCCCGGGTGCCACCCGAGGAAGCGATCCTCGGATTCGCGCAACGACCGGACCAGCTTCGGCGATACCGCATCGTGGGGCACCGGCCAGCGCGCACTTCCGTCGGGAGCCAGGAAGAGACGCAGGGGCTCACCGTCGGCGCTGGTCACCACCCGCGCCGGCGACCGCTCGAGGCGTTCGTGGGGGAAGGGGAAGGCCGCATCGAGCCCCCGGAACCCGATCTCGATCCCCAGCAACGACAGGACGCCGAGCGCGAGGAAGCGCAGCGCGCGCCTGCTTCTCGACGAAACCGCAGCCGTCGTCACTAGCGCGCCTGGATCACGAACTCGCCCCGCGGCCCGACCGCGCGCAAGCCCGGCGCGTACATCGCCTCGACCTGGACCGGCGGGAGCCGGAAGCGGCCCGGGTTCACCGCGCGCAGCAGCAGATAGGCCTCGCGCCAGTCGCCGCGACCGATGCGCGTGAAGAGCAGGATGCGGTCGTCGCGCGCGTCGAGATACTGGGACGACAGCTGCTTCTGGTTCGCGACCCACGG contains:
- the pap gene encoding polyphosphate:AMP phosphotransferase, producing the protein MLESVPETRLSKKEFEARTPELRVALLMAQRALREAAERSVLLMIAGDDRPGATSVFNRLHEWLDARYLVSRAFGPAFAGEDAYPAFWRYWRDLPAKGRVGVWFGGWPQAQLAKRVRGELDDATYARELEHFEAFERGLAADGVELVKLWVHLPAEDHEKRLKEAETPNGEWRLDELDWKICDDFETLRPEAEALLLRTDRAESPWQVLHGGDAQGRDWRAGEIALAALERAAVAQAPPPPSPSPNSSPSPTVLDRVDLSSSLEKSDYRERRDAAQRTLFELVNRAEHGGLRTVLVFEGWDAAGKGGAIRRITQAVDARDTRVFPIAAPSGEEHRYPYLWRFWRRLPPAGRLAIFDRSWYGRVLVERIEGFAQEADWRRAYAEINDFEAQLAAAPSVVLKFWLHIDPEEQLRRFEARKDTPHKRHKITDEDYRNREKWAAYTEAVHEMVVRTDTPAAPWHLVPANDKRFARVAVLEHVVRALGESLG
- the pbpC gene encoding penicillin-binding protein 1C translates to MTTAAVSSRSRRALRFLALGVLSLLGIEIGFRGLDAAFPFPHERLERSPARVVTSADGEPLRLFLAPDGSARWPVPHDAVSPKLVRSLRESEDRFLGWHPGVNPLAVARAALANLRAGRVVSGASTIPMQLARLVEPRARTWRAKAIEAFRAHQLVRAYSSEELLAAYLGLAPFGGNLEGVGAGAWFWFGKSPAELSLGEAAYLTALPRAPVAYDARRHPDAARRARDRVLDQLTARGVFDAAGVARAKRQSLPERWQPTPFTAPHFARWAAGQSASRAVATTLDADLQRQVEGLVTDGVRALRKSGIGNAAVVVLDNQTRSVRAMVGSADFFDTERPGQVNGALARRSPGSTLKPWVYAQAFAQGLAVPDTITLDIPVDYAGYLPENYDGSYRGRMTLREALAESRNVPAVTTLAELGVAPFLALLQRAGFATLDRPAARYGLPLVLGGGEVTLLDLTNAYATLGSQGLHQPVRWQPGPAAKPQRLLPAAAVALVTNVLRDVRRPDFPPAAVALARDVPEVAWKTGTSYGHRDAWAVGYSTRMSVGVWVGNLDGSPRPGISVAEHAAPLLFDVFRAVEPEGARLAKVHPRIVDTEVCSVSHELPGAYCPARIRVPTLPGVSRLARCTHHRRVFVDAESGERLEGACLEQRPHRPEVLTVFPAALRAWWLATGQPSRALPSLHPECREVYVASGPRISSPDAKTPYRQRHDAPAAYSQLRLAADAAPGTETLYWYQDGSLVGIAPPERAVFVPLEPGAHRVVVMDDAGRSHRVEYHVEGRRRSS